ActtggtttagtgacaaaactAACTAAGTTAAATCGAAGTAAGTGGTAAaccctatggctttgttttgttaaGAGAATGAAACCATAGGGCTCAAACATAGAACGTTTACTACTTAGTTTGAATAAACTTAGAGTTAACACGTAGTCTTAATTAACTTAGATCAATCTGagatcaatctgagatgtgtgctaataatgcatggcaaaaatacacttcaaaaatgtaatttgttcctttactcctatcaaaatgaaactttacacaatgaaagtacccatgaaaagtaaaaaatgttgtattacaagtttcttttgaaattgatttgaatatgcacatgagctccacacttattgaacatgtccataggcagaaacacaaatacgtcggcccaatcttcatccaatcatcctactgccaatgggagatggtaatgctgcttttagactggcctctaacctgaaaactgcctggcttggtagtacctgccaggagtatggtgtttctgcctatgcaattaggacatattcaataagtgtgacgctcatgtgcatattcaaattcatttcaagagAAACTTCTAATACAAAAAaggttacttttcatgtatacttttactatgtaaagttttattgtggtaggagtaaaggaaaaaaataagcctatttggggcatattcgattagtgcatagctcatttgcatattcaaattaattttcaaagaaacttgtaatacaaaaatttAAAACTTTTCATGGGtattttcattgtgtaaagttttattttgataggagtaaaggaaaaaatacgtttttgaggtgtatttttgccatgcattattagcacacatctcagattgatgagaattaagcatatttcctcaactaggagttctggacacctcatagaaataaTCTATGCTGAACATTTTTtgtttacaattaattctatttttggctccaaaatgggttactttgcctggcctattAATAATGCTCGCATCTCACAGAGCATTTTAGAGGTCGAAAGCTAAACCAATGTACACAAAGGAGAAGGCGTAGTTTTCAACAAAGGGTTAAGAAAGGAAACTTTGCCTTTAACCTCTGACGTAGTGGTACCCACGTGGTTTAAAAAACACAGAATGACCTACTGCTAGCTTGCTGTCTGACTAATGTAGCGCAGCTATCTAGCTGGACAATATAAATGgatcaaagtaaacaacaagAGGATGACTATGGCTACAATTTATTCCCCGAGAGAAATGCTcccaaatacaaaaaagactCGATAGGAGCGACCTTGTTCACTTTTAACCATAAGTGTCAGGTCATGCTCCATCTCGCCTTGGAAACAAGTATGTGAAGCTATCtcagctagctagttagtttGCTAGTTTTGATGTTTCTGCAGGTTCCACGCCTGTCAGTCGTACTGTACTACAGTAGCATGTACAGCACTGCTTAGAGAATGTTCCGgaatagatataaaaaaaatactgtgcTCATTTGAATTTGGCCTGATTTATAAAAGCTGTAAAGCTAACCACAATGTTAGCTAGTGGAACTGTTTTAGCTAATGTTATTGGTTGATAACAAGGTGAATTGAACGCCACTTTTTCTAACAGGTCCATACGCTAAACTTCTACTGGGAGCAATGAAAAATTCAGGGTGGTACGTATACCTTGCTCTGTTTTCAATTAATATCCATTCTAGATGTTGTGCATCACTGGCAAATACGTTTTTCTCCAATCAGCCAGGTGTTTAAAGACCGACATTTTTCCTGTGAAGACTGCGATGGTGCTGTCAGCGGAGGTTTTGACGCAACCTCGTCGCAGGTAAAAGCATGGCTAATACTTTAGAATCAGACGAATGAAAAGTTCTTGAATTGCAATGAAGAATGTCACCGCTGTGATTGACTTGACAGCACAGGGGCATATATGTGTTGGTGCTGACAAACATAAtaaaatctttctctctctagatAGTATTGTGCCAGAACAACATTCACCAGCAGGCCCACATGAACAGAGTGGTGACCCACGAGCTCATTCATGCCTTTGACCACTGCCGAGCACATGTTGACTGGTTCAATAATTTCAAACACCTAGCTTGCTCAGAGGTGAACATTTTTCTTTGACTTTGGGTTTAACTTCGTCAAGTGAGTTGTGACTTCTTTTTGTTGAGTTTTATGTCACAAGTTTATGTTCCAATTTTCACGTGGCTTTTTTATGGCcacaaatacaaagtgttaaTTATGTTAGACACCTCGCAACTAAGTCGTCTTTACTCCGCGCTTCCTAAGAGAAACAATATGACTGTTTTGTTCACTTGGCTACACTAACTGTTTTGTATGTCATGATATGGTTGAAGTGTAGGGAATTGTATGGCGTGGTGGACGATCCAAAAGTATATCTGTATATTCTTTTAAGAAGACCTTAATGCCATAATATAGAAGCATATGACGATGCAGGGTGATACATGATGTGACAGGGCCTGATAAAGACTGTTGTTGTTGCCCTTCTCAGATTCGGGCAGCTAATCTTAGTGGAGATTGCTCTTTCAGCAACGAACTGTCCAGGTTCAACTTTGGCCTCAAACAGCACCACCAGGTAACATTTTACAAGCTAACATGAATGTGTCAGTGGAaacactggctgtgtgtgtatgtgtgtgtgttttatttaaccAGTATGAGCTGGTAAATTGAGGGCAGAGGCAAGTATCTAATCTATCGTGAAATAATGTTAGTTTGCACGTTATGTCAAAGTCACTGGCTTATATATTGCTTTTGAAAACCACTGCATCCTGCCAAATAAGTGAAAACCATTACTAGTCTAGCAAGGATGACCCCTTACCTATACCatcaatttgtttgtgtgttgtcattTATGAAATCCTTTTCACATGAAGCAACATTGTCCGATCAGTATAGGATAATGGACTAGAATTAGAAATTAGTTGGAAATTGCAAATGCAATGAACGCATTTAAGATTGCGAAGTAAATTGAGCCCTTGTAAGTAATGTATAGTAAATGAATTAGCGTCTGCTGTTCTGATTTGAAAATATTGGAAAAAACTTTACTTCGCACTCTGCATTAATGACTTTCCCTTGGCTCCTGATGATATTTTCCTACATCGGGACACCTTGTTAGCTGTAACCGCTGACGTGTCTCCCTGTCCCCTAGGAATGTGTTCGTGGACGGGCCCTGCGCTCCATCCTGGCTGTGCGGAAGGTGAGTCGCGAGGAGGCGGAGAAAGTAGTGGACGAGGTCTTTGTCAGCTGCTTCAACGACCACGCCCCCTTCGAACGCATCCCGCACAGCAAGAAAGATGCCAAGTTCGCCAATCGGCATTACGAGAGCCGGGATCGGTATTACGCCAACTTATAACTTACACTGTGAAGCCTATAGCGGTGGACTGACGATCTCTATTCCATTTGGTGCTTTTGTAGGGTGCATAAGTTGCATCATGTCATCTACTGCTACCTCCCTCCAAGGAGAGTGCTTACTGTCTAAAGCTATATTGATGAGGCACTGCATAGCATCCTCTTCAATGGAAAGAATCACTGGAGTAATTTTTCCACTTAAAGTCAGTTGGCAATGAAAGTGAACATTTTAAATGCGCAGTACATTTcgagtttttttgttgtttaatgAAAAAAGGGACTTTTTTCCATGAAGCTGAAGTGTTCTCGCTGGTCCTAAAGCTGTAATGGTAAACAACTGCAGACAATGAAATAACTCACCTCTGTAATGTGGAATGAATTAATTTCAAAGTTGAAATGGGCAGGGGTCATGTTTTAAAGGCCATG
The sequence above is drawn from the Clupea harengus chromosome 16, Ch_v2.0.2, whole genome shotgun sequence genome and encodes:
- the atp23 gene encoding mitochondrial inner membrane protease ATP23 homolog, giving the protein MDQSKQQEDDYGYNLFPERNAPKYKKDSIGATLFTFNHKCQVMLHLALETSPYAKLLLGAMKNSGCQVFKDRHFSCEDCDGAVSGGFDATSSQIVLCQNNIHQQAHMNRVVTHELIHAFDHCRAHVDWFNNFKHLACSEIRAANLSGDCSFSNELSRFNFGLKQHHQECVRGRALRSILAVRKVSREEAEKVVDEVFVSCFNDHAPFERIPHSKKDAKFANRHYESRDRYYANL